From Bacteroidales bacterium, the proteins below share one genomic window:
- a CDS encoding efflux RND transporter permease subunit: EMVETMPGYGVGFSQPIIDMVMDQIAGAHSDLAIKIYGEDMTESRRIAEQVKKIVEGVDGAADVGIMEEPFLPQLQIVADRDKIAQYGLNIADVAELIEVAIGGKAISQVFIGSRVYDVICRYNEISRDTPEKIGALMLTSGSGTMIPLSTVAQIKTTTGPSMISREMNQRFVTVRVNLRGRDLTSFFKEAQSKIEEEIKYDHSKFQFHWAGQLENQHRAYSRLAVIMPITLAVMFLLLFFTFGKFRQAGLLIGMLPLAVFGGMLALVVRGMTFNVSSAVGFIALFGLSIQNGVIMLSHINVLRQRGQGLKQAVIEGASHRLRPMMMTATVAILGLLPASLATGIGSDVQRPLATVIVYGLLFATIFTLFILPTLYYAMERRCEKNGTLPPKEE; this comes from the coding sequence GGAAATGGTCGAAACGATGCCCGGATATGGCGTTGGTTTTTCACAGCCCATTATCGATATGGTGATGGATCAGATTGCAGGGGCACATAGCGATTTAGCCATAAAAATCTACGGTGAAGATATGACCGAAAGCCGCCGCATAGCCGAGCAGGTGAAAAAAATTGTCGAGGGTGTGGATGGTGCTGCCGATGTCGGTATTATGGAAGAGCCTTTTTTACCACAACTTCAGATTGTTGCCGACCGGGATAAAATCGCTCAATACGGACTGAACATCGCCGATGTTGCCGAGTTGATAGAGGTGGCCATCGGTGGCAAAGCTATTTCTCAGGTATTTATAGGAAGCAGGGTGTATGATGTGATTTGCCGTTATAATGAAATATCACGCGATACACCTGAAAAAATAGGGGCTTTAATGCTTACTTCGGGTTCAGGGACAATGATCCCCCTCTCGACCGTGGCACAGATCAAAACCACAACAGGACCAAGCATGATCTCCCGCGAGATGAACCAGCGTTTTGTAACCGTGCGTGTGAATCTACGGGGACGGGACCTGACTTCATTCTTCAAAGAGGCCCAATCAAAAATAGAGGAAGAGATAAAATACGACCATTCCAAATTTCAATTTCACTGGGCCGGGCAGTTGGAGAACCAACACCGGGCTTACAGCCGCCTTGCTGTAATCATGCCTATAACACTGGCTGTGATGTTCCTCCTTTTGTTCTTTACTTTCGGAAAATTCCGTCAGGCAGGATTACTTATCGGAATGTTACCGCTTGCCGTTTTCGGAGGTATGCTGGCATTGGTAGTACGTGGGATGACCTTTAATGTATCGTCGGCAGTAGGATTTATTGCCCTGTTCGGACTCTCGATCCAGAACGGAGTAATCATGTTATCCCATATTAATGTATTGAGGCAAAGGGGTCAGGGACTAAAACAGGCAGTTATTGAAGGTGCATCGCACCGGTTAAGGCCAATGATGATGACTGCTACGGTAGCTATTCTCGGACTGTTGCCCGCCTCGCTTGCAACAGGTATAGGTTCGGATGTTCAGCGTCCTTTGGCTACCGTAATTGTTTACGGATTGCTCTTTGCCACGATATTTACACTTTTTATACTCCCTACCCTGTATTATGCTATGGAGAGACGATGTGAAAAGAATGGAACTTTACCACCAAAAGAAGAATGA